A genomic region of Herbaspirillum sp. DW155 contains the following coding sequences:
- a CDS encoding allantoate amidohydrolase: MKALDPSSRQAGQQAMQWAELLAQYTEAPGMLTRTYLTPAHQAAAAELMRWMEQSGLRVRRDNAGNVIGRYEAAPGHEHRPALVTGSHFDTVRNAGKYDGNLGIVLPLACIAQWHREGRRFAFPIEVIGFAEEEGVRFKATLLGSRAVAGTFDQAVLENVDAGGISMRQAIQAAGLDPARIADDAWSAASVAAFVEVHIEQGPILLNENLPVGVVTAISGASRFMAEVRGLAGHAGTVPMHLRRDAAMAAAETGLYIERRCGIKPGLVGTMGILEVLQGAANVVPGLASFSIDIRAEEDADRLAAVADVRAEIERIAARRQVEIILRQTHEAASVPCAPRLQAALAQAIDAAGWPVRHLPSGAGHDAMAMAPLGEVGMLFVRCGNGGISHHPDETMTTEDAGIAARIFTHLVEQFQP; this comes from the coding sequence ATGAAAGCCCTGGACCCCTCCAGCCGACAGGCCGGCCAGCAAGCGATGCAGTGGGCCGAGCTGCTGGCGCAGTACACCGAGGCGCCGGGCATGCTGACCCGGACCTACCTCACCCCCGCGCACCAGGCGGCGGCCGCCGAGCTGATGCGCTGGATGGAACAATCGGGCCTGCGCGTGCGGCGCGACAATGCCGGCAACGTGATCGGACGCTACGAGGCCGCGCCCGGCCATGAGCACCGGCCTGCCCTGGTGACCGGCTCGCACTTCGATACGGTACGCAATGCCGGCAAGTACGACGGCAATCTCGGCATCGTCCTGCCGCTGGCTTGTATTGCCCAGTGGCATCGCGAGGGCCGCCGCTTCGCCTTCCCCATCGAGGTGATCGGCTTTGCCGAGGAAGAGGGCGTGCGCTTCAAGGCCACCCTGCTGGGTAGCCGCGCCGTGGCCGGCACCTTCGACCAGGCCGTGCTGGAAAATGTCGATGCCGGAGGCATCAGCATGCGCCAGGCCATCCAGGCGGCCGGGCTGGATCCGGCGCGCATTGCCGACGATGCCTGGAGCGCGGCCTCGGTGGCCGCGTTCGTCGAGGTCCACATCGAACAGGGGCCGATCCTGCTCAACGAGAATCTGCCGGTGGGCGTGGTCACCGCGATTTCCGGTGCCAGCCGCTTCATGGCAGAGGTACGCGGCCTGGCCGGACATGCCGGCACGGTGCCCATGCATCTGCGACGCGATGCGGCGATGGCGGCGGCCGAGACCGGCCTTTACATCGAGCGCCGTTGCGGCATCAAGCCGGGGCTGGTGGGCACCATGGGCATCCTGGAAGTGCTGCAGGGCGCGGCCAACGTGGTGCCGGGACTGGCCAGCTTTTCCATCGACATCCGTGCCGAGGAGGATGCCGACCGCCTCGCTGCGGTGGCCGACGTGCGCGCTGAAATCGAGCGCATTGCCGCGCGACGCCAGGTGGAGATCATTCTGCGCCAGACCCACGAGGCCGCCAGCGTTCCCTGCGCGCCGCGCTTGCAGGCGGCGCTGGCGCAGGCCATCGACGCTGCCGGCTGGCCGGTGCGCCATCTGCCCTCGGGTGCCGGCCACGACGCCATGGCCATGGCGCCGCTGGGCGAGGTCGGCATGCTCTTCGTGCGCTGTGGCAACGGCGGCATCAGCCATCACCCCGATGAAACCATGACGACAGAAGACGCCGGCATCGCCGCCCGGATCTTCACGCATCTGGTCGAACAGTTCCAGCCTTGA
- a CDS encoding C4-dicarboxylate transporter DctA, whose translation MSKVFKSLFGQVVLALVAGIAIGLLWPDFAQSLKPLGDGFIKLIKMIIPVIVFCVVVQGICGASDLKKVGSVGVKAIIYFEVVTTIALLLGLVLAVVVHPGAGMNIDPSNLDASSLSGYMANAGKVKDTGFAEFIMKLIPATAVSAFTSGDVLQVLLISVTFGCALLLIGEKGAPVVALVSSLSDTFFKCMSFFIRLAPVGVLGAIAFTVGKYGIGSLKQLALLVLLFYGAVIFFVLVVLGGILRASGLSIFKLIRYLREELVVVLATTSSDSVLPQIMRKLEYMGIKKSTVGLVIPTGYSFNLDAFSIYLTMAALFIAQATNTHLSWGDLAAILAIALVTSKGAHGVPGSAIVILAATLTTIPAIPVVGLVLVLSIDWFIGIARALGNLLGNCVATVVIASWEKDIDKVRARAVLNGEQVAPLDEEASLLDALGGSGHPARA comes from the coding sequence GTGAGCAAAGTATTCAAGTCCCTGTTCGGGCAGGTCGTGCTGGCCCTGGTGGCCGGCATTGCCATCGGCCTGCTCTGGCCGGACTTCGCCCAGAGCCTCAAACCGCTGGGCGATGGCTTCATCAAGCTGATCAAGATGATCATTCCGGTCATCGTCTTTTGCGTGGTGGTGCAGGGCATCTGCGGCGCCAGCGACCTCAAGAAGGTCGGCAGCGTGGGCGTGAAGGCCATCATCTATTTCGAGGTGGTGACCACCATCGCCCTGCTGCTGGGTCTGGTGCTGGCCGTGGTGGTGCATCCCGGCGCGGGCATGAACATCGACCCCAGCAACCTGGACGCCAGCAGCCTCTCCGGCTACATGGCCAATGCCGGCAAGGTCAAGGACACCGGCTTTGCCGAATTCATCATGAAGCTGATCCCGGCCACGGCCGTGAGCGCCTTCACCTCCGGCGACGTGCTGCAGGTGCTGCTGATCTCGGTGACCTTCGGCTGCGCACTGCTGCTGATCGGCGAGAAGGGCGCGCCGGTGGTGGCGCTGGTGTCCTCGCTGTCGGATACCTTCTTCAAGTGCATGTCCTTCTTCATCCGCCTGGCGCCTGTGGGCGTGCTGGGGGCGATTGCCTTCACGGTCGGCAAATACGGCATCGGTTCGCTGAAGCAACTGGCCTTGCTGGTACTGCTGTTCTACGGCGCGGTGATCTTCTTCGTGCTGGTGGTGCTGGGCGGCATCCTGCGCGCCAGCGGACTGTCGATCTTCAAGCTGATCCGCTACCTGCGCGAAGAGCTGGTGGTGGTGCTGGCCACGACGTCCTCCGATAGCGTGCTGCCGCAGATCATGCGCAAGCTCGAATACATGGGCATCAAGAAATCCACCGTCGGCCTGGTGATTCCGACCGGCTATTCCTTCAACCTGGATGCCTTCTCGATCTATCTCACCATGGCGGCGCTGTTCATCGCCCAGGCCACCAATACCCATCTGTCCTGGGGCGACCTCGCGGCGATCCTGGCCATCGCCCTGGTCACCTCCAAGGGTGCGCACGGCGTGCCGGGTTCGGCCATCGTGATCCTGGCGGCCACCCTGACCACCATTCCGGCCATCCCCGTGGTGGGGCTGGTGCTGGTGCTGTCCATCGACTGGTTCATCGGCATCGCCCGCGCGCTGGGCAATCTGCTGGGCAATTGCGTGGCCACAGTGGTCATCGCCAGCTGGGAAAAGGATATCGACAAGGTGCGTGCCCGCGCCGTGCTCAATGGCGAGCAGGTCGCGCCGCTGGACGAAGAAGCCT
- a CDS encoding aromatic amino acid ammonia-lyase, with product MHTITIDGFNLTAAQVVSVARAPHLKVALAESSRTALKESRDYIEHTWMHDEAPMMYSFNTGVGLLKDTRIKVEHIELFQTQLIRAHSAGIGEPFSEEVSRATMLLRANAFASNYSAPRVEVVDRLLAFINAGIHPVMPQKGSVGASGDLAPLSYLAAAIAGFDEAEVIYRGQRMRATQAIEQAGIGPVKFDLKAKDASALINGCTASLAVAILAAHDARNLLTDACLSLGLTLEAMRAEMSAFDPRIQQARPHAGQIKTAEVIRTLLKGSTRTTHEARAVQLPEELRRTDIPYTARIQDVYSLRCAPQVYGPVFDALDYIDTIIEKETNSATDNPLIFSKEDGEGFEIISGGNFHGQYLAQAMDLLAMAITDLGSICERRIARLIDPTLSWGLPRNLMSGVRGVNTGYPVVQCSMSSLVMENRTLCMPGSVDSIPSKGNSEDHISNSTWCARKAMTVVQNTQYIVGVEMLLAAQALTMTEELLKDFTLGQGTQAAYAEIRRQIPACLDGDRWFHDDVQAAHGFVVSGSVRAAVMAAIGSFV from the coding sequence ATGCATACCATCACCATCGACGGATTCAACCTCACCGCCGCGCAAGTCGTCAGCGTGGCCCGCGCACCGCACCTGAAGGTCGCGCTGGCCGAGTCCTCGCGCACGGCCTTGAAGGAAAGCCGCGACTACATTGAACACACCTGGATGCACGATGAAGCGCCCATGATGTACAGCTTCAATACCGGTGTCGGCCTGTTGAAGGACACGCGCATCAAGGTCGAGCACATCGAGCTGTTCCAGACCCAGCTGATCCGGGCCCACAGCGCCGGCATCGGCGAACCCTTCTCCGAGGAAGTCAGCCGCGCCACCATGTTGTTGCGCGCCAACGCCTTCGCCTCCAACTATTCGGCCCCGCGTGTGGAAGTGGTGGACCGCCTGCTGGCCTTCATCAATGCCGGCATCCATCCGGTCATGCCGCAGAAGGGCTCGGTGGGCGCTTCCGGCGACCTGGCGCCGCTGTCTTACCTGGCCGCTGCCATCGCCGGTTTCGACGAGGCCGAGGTGATCTATCGCGGCCAGCGCATGCGTGCCACGCAGGCCATCGAACAGGCCGGCATCGGCCCGGTGAAATTCGACCTCAAGGCCAAGGATGCATCGGCCCTCATCAATGGCTGCACCGCGTCGCTGGCCGTGGCCATCCTGGCCGCGCATGATGCCCGCAACCTGCTCACCGATGCCTGCCTGTCGCTGGGCCTGACCCTGGAGGCGATGCGTGCGGAGATGTCGGCCTTCGATCCGCGCATCCAGCAGGCGCGTCCGCATGCCGGGCAGATCAAGACGGCCGAGGTGATCCGTACGCTCCTGAAGGGCTCCACCCGCACCACGCATGAAGCGCGTGCCGTGCAATTGCCCGAGGAATTGCGCCGCACCGACATCCCCTACACCGCCCGCATCCAGGACGTCTACTCGCTGCGCTGCGCACCGCAGGTGTATGGACCGGTCTTCGATGCGCTGGACTACATCGATACCATCATCGAGAAGGAGACCAACTCCGCCACCGACAATCCGCTGATCTTCAGCAAGGAGGACGGCGAAGGATTCGAAATCATTTCCGGCGGCAACTTCCACGGCCAATACCTGGCGCAGGCGATGGACCTGCTGGCCATGGCCATCACTGACCTGGGCAGCATCTGCGAGCGCCGCATTGCGCGCCTGATCGATCCCACACTGTCGTGGGGCCTGCCGCGCAACCTGATGAGCGGCGTGCGCGGCGTCAACACCGGCTATCCGGTGGTGCAATGTTCGATGAGTTCGCTGGTGATGGAAAACCGCACCCTGTGCATGCCGGGCAGCGTGGACAGCATTCCCTCCAAGGGCAACAGTGAGGACCACATCTCCAACTCCACCTGGTGCGCCCGCAAGGCCATGACGGTGGTGCAGAACACGCAGTACATCGTCGGTGTGGAAATGCTGCTGGCGGCGCAGGCGCTGACCATGACCGAAGAGCTGCTCAAGGACTTCACGCTGGGGCAGGGCACGCAGGCGGCCTACGCAGAAATCCGCCGCCAGATCCCGGCCTGTCTCGATGGCGACCGCTGGTTCCATGATGACGTGCAGGCCGCCCATGGCTTCGTGGTCAGCGGGTCGGTGCGGGCGGCGGTGATGGCGGCCATCGGTTCCTTTGTCTAA